TCAACAGGCAGAGTCCATTCTGAAGAACCGCCAAAAAGAGAAAGCTATAAGAGAAAGCCTACCTGAAGCGTGGAATAGCGTCATTAAAGAGCCTCATGAATTACTGGTAGAGATATTGATAGAAACAGTGGAGGAAGTTTGTGATTTTAAGCCAGAAAATAGCGAAGTTTTGCGGTTTATTCGTTCTAAACAGGAAAACTGGCTCCTCTCCTCTGAATCGGAACAAAAAGTTCCAACAACAAATCGCCCTAACACCAAAACCTCATGTCAAACCAAGAACCAGACCGAAAAATCCAAATGGATGCAAATAGACGGTGATAATTATGATTTAAGATATAAATATGAAATTCTTGTAAATACTGCGAATTGGTTGATCGACAAAGGAGATTTGAAACCGTCGGACTGTCCTATAAAAAAAGTCCAAGGCAAAAGTGATTTAATCAATAAGACAGGTAATAACCTTGAGGATGCTCGGAAATTAAAAAACGGTCTCTATATTGATACACATGGAATAATTAAAAAAACTGTTATTCCCTATGCCAAAAGATT
This genomic window from Gemmatimonadota bacterium contains:
- a CDS encoding type I restriction enzyme HsdR N-terminal domain-containing protein: MRALSDCIKEIRNDHSIATWNEAQAREWIILPILDLLGWGRREIIPEYKVVPGKIDSDKVDYALQINGDDKVFIEAKRPQENLENHQEQLLGYSFKKGIKLAILTNGIEWWFYLPLKEGDWDDRKFYTFDILEQEIEDIIDKFGRFLSRENVVSGEAVQQAESILKNRQKEKAIRESLPEAWNSVIKEPHELLVEILIETVEEVCDFKPENSEVLRFIRSKQENWLLSSESEQKVPTTNRPNTKTSCQTKNQTEKSKWMQIDGDNYDLRYKYEILVNTANWLIDKGDLKPSDCPIKKVQGKSDLINKTGNNLEDARKLKNGLYIDTHGIIKKTVIPYAKRLLKKYGYDPEILQIDY